The region ACAAGGCCGTTATTTCCAATCCTTCTACTTTTCCATCTATTCAGATATAAAAAGTTCTtcaatagaatttcaagaaaaCTTTGCTAAATAAAATGGATGATATTTAGAGACTTACCGTCATTTTTAACGGCTAAACCTATAGTAGCCGGGGACTGGGCCCGAGCTAATGAACTGGTAAATCCACAATCTCCTAATGTTTTATTATCGTCGAGAGGCTGCAAcaaaataatataaatgttACAAAAATATTACCTCACTTACCCCCCTACACTTCCAGCAGGTTACCCCCCTATACCCCAGCAGGTTACCCCCCTTACACTTCCAGCAGGTAACCCCCACCTCCAGCAGGTTACCCCCCTACACCTCCAGCAGGTTACCCCCTATACCCGCAGCAGGTAACCCCCCTACACCTCCAGCAGGTTACGACCCCCTACACCCTCCCCCCAGCAGGTTACGACCCCCTACACCCTCCCCCCCAGCAGGTTATGATTGACTGGTGATACTCTGGTATAAGAGGAATATAAATTccggattacaaactctctatcggccgcttctatcaggtttacagaatTTGCTATCCTGGTTCTGGTTGAAACGAACGCACCAGCAGAGGAGAATTCTGAAGTTGGTTCAGACCAACCAGACCAACCCCGACCCGCGGCACCCCCGACTCTCGGGCTCAACTTACCTGATCATCCTTATATAAAATTTGATCTTCCggctgaaatttcaaaattccttccacaattttcttcaattcatAAACAGTCGTAGATTCTTTAGCGTCAGCGAAGATCGTCACCTTCTTACGACGAATTATTATAAATACGTCCTGTAGAAATATGCAATCATGAATATAAACTGAATTGACGTTGAATTTGATAGATAATTTAACCCCTACGAAGGTTTTATCGGCTGAATTGAGAGGGCTGAATGTGAAGGGGGTACCCCCGGAACCTCGATCTGAATGTCAAATAAAAGATCGGTTAAAATAAAACGGaggaattagaaatatttgagGATTCTTCTCACCATGGTTAGGCTATCTCTCACTGTATAGCGGCTCCACAaacactgactgactgacctACTTAACAACCAACCAATCACAACACACCATCCGTTTAACTCATCTTCATTGGTcaattagggttagggttagggttagaatTGGGTGAACAGCCAATCAACGATCGCGTTACATCGGCTGACAcaaaccaggaagtaaaatataaagatttaGTTTCTCCGTTACCGACTGATGTGATGATGTCTAATTAACAGTAATTAAAGGAGTAATTAAGAGTTGGTGTATCTGGGAGACAGACACAGAGTTTCAGACGTCACACCACAAGGTAATTGTGGTTTATTAGATCTACAGTCGTGACCTGACGACGGTCAGTTTTACTTCTTTCTTTTTATTAGTTTCAAATTGTCAATCCACTCAAAGGCCCACCTGACAGAGTTTCTGATACTGGTCCTCTATCATATTGTGATATACACGGCCATGCTAGTCGGCAAGGGTTTTAAGCCTGACAGTAGCCCCTCCCCCCCCCTGTCACTGACTGGCTGCTGTCACGCTGACTGACCTAGTCCTGGCAGTGTGGTTGTCTCCACAGATCTCTGCCACTCTACGATCCTTTTAGTGTAACCGCCCAGCCCCAGACACTATTGCTGACCAAAatgtagctgctgctgctgctgctgctgctgctgctgctgctgctgctgctgctgctgctgctgctgctgctgctgctgctgctgctgctgctgctgctgctgctgctgctgctgctgctgctgctgctgctgctgctgctgctgctgctgctgctgctgctgctgctgctgctgctgctgctgctgctgctgctgctgctgctgctgctgctgctgctgctgctgctgctgctgctgctgctgctgctgctgctgctgctgctgctgctgctgctgctgctgctgctgctgctgctgctgctgctgctgctgctgctgctgctgctgctgctgctgctgctgctgctgcggtggTACCTGTGTTCTACGCCTTGTTTTACTTTTCTCTCTTTCTTTTAAGTAGATATGTGTTAAAACCAGAACAAGTTACCATCACTCAGCGAAACAGAGGAAACAATGGATAAGAAAGAGGAGGAACAACttgtttcatcatcatcttcatcatcatttcaactgGGAGAAGCTGCAGCTGTACCTTTACCTTTAGGTATCATCGCCCTCATCATCTCCTCCTTCCTGTCTATTTCTcttctctccccctctccagGATAAACATTTTACGATTCATATTTCAGACATCTCAAATGAAGATGATCCGAGTCCGGATTCGAGTTCAGCTACAAACACGAGTTCATCTTTACTGCTGCCGTGGTCCGGTGAAATTCCAGCTCTGATTGGTTTAGGAGGTAATTCTGTATCTCCCGTTAAACCTGGTGAATTCGTTCTACAAACATTATTCACTGAATTCACGTCATTAGCCGCAGAGAAAGTGGAAAAATTCCTACAAGAACCACAGGTATGTTTTACAACTCCCCCTCGTCGGTTAAAACCCCTCCCCTTCCCTCTTGGTTTTGTGACTCGACTTTTTAAATTGACATtattttgtaggatcgattattGAGTAAATATTTACAGCGCGGAGAAGATGTCGAATtagatcaattattgaatTCATTCAGTAACGTAGCTGAACATTGTCTACCGTCGTTATTGACGATATTATTTGAATGGTA is a window of Tubulanus polymorphus chromosome 2, tnTubPoly1.2, whole genome shotgun sequence DNA encoding:
- the LOC141900692 gene encoding elongin-B-like; protein product: MDVFIIIRRKKVTIFADAKESTTVYELKKIVEGILKFQPEDQILYKDDQPLDDNKTLGDCGFTSSLARAQSPATIGLAVKNDDGKVEGLEITALSTPPELPDVMKSQEGASSLSQDQSEK